Proteins encoded together in one Amblyomma americanum isolate KBUSLIRL-KWMA chromosome 1, ASM5285725v1, whole genome shotgun sequence window:
- the LOC144114607 gene encoding uncharacterized protein LOC144114607 translates to MLARSELAALHYNENAGRVQCRTTIGRRQWAVKHPKAWKGNPVACPVKEPATFGYVEHLPEIVDELVESGSFGATHVTTLPQPPPPLTSSFGPVDKAALVRDHLSRFESREEQGRHTERCQ, encoded by the exons ATGCTGGCAAG ATCAGAACTGGCTGCTCTCCACTATAATGAAAATGCGGGCAGGGTGCAATGCAGAACTACCATCGGAAGGCGTCAGTGGGCAGTGAAACATCCTAAAGCCTGGAAAGGGAACCCAGTAGCGTGCCCAGTCAAAGAGCCTGCAACTTTTG GTTATGTCGAGCATCTTCCTGAAATTGTGGACGAGCTGGTGGAGAGTGGCAGTTTCGGTGCTACACATGTCACGACTTTGCCTCAACCACCGCCTCCACTTACAAGCTCCTTTGGACCGGTGGACAAGGCAGCTTTGGTGCGGGACCACCTTTCAAGGTTTGAGTCACGTGAAGAGCAAGGTAGGCACACGGAAAGGTGCCAGTGA
- the LOC144114609 gene encoding uncharacterized protein LOC144114609, protein MGMAATTKPMGDRARDLNDVKCVIRALLVVNNGPTTCAALMKDYRTQEGCQLPYVRFGYTDCVTFLESLPDTVHVQRVGDDVLISAKLDERIRHIQTLVQAQKARDHAPRPVVRRKRERPSPPQLPEAVLENILKLLREGDVHARVLRDAYYRRFGVPLDIEQYGFASLEDCLARVRLVAENEKGLPEAVVAVLAQYPEGIYMSRFSEAFARERGRPPTSRTIALVQRWPQLFRVQKPDSSGDFILQPAISSAAILLPPEPLPVRSSVRVTDVCCSPAALTVALLAPVNESPLALLGAAMDHFYGPTAFGPPFDAKPGRPCAALCAETWRRARVVTVTGNIVQVELVDVGGRQSLAPHRLRPLAPRFTELPALCTMATLTLPPGTRAWCKTAGERLRELTKSCQLTCLFDGTRFELQDEQGLLLTRQLASEGLCKPAWRRVTLSDEVSFNVLWLDGQRYIFSYDLSRLVGRAGDSALEELQRRGIRFQCVHLYRNSELWYALGPLLGTSIHAVRLFPADNIADAVNILCYPHTQVAIEVRRELAKFQDS, encoded by the coding sequence ATGGGAATGGCTGCGACTACTAAACCGATGGGTGACCGTGCGAGAGACCTTAATGACGTCAAGTGTGTGATCCGTGCCTTGCTCGTTGTGAACAATGGCCCCACCACGTGTGCTGCCTTAATGAAGGACTACCGTACACAGGAGGGTTGCCAGTTACCCTACGTGAGGTTTGGTTATACCGACTGCGTGACCTTTCTTGAAAGCCTCCCTGACACTGTGCATGTGCAGCGCGTTGGGGACGACGTGCTGATCAGCGCAAAGCTCGACGAACGCATTCGCCATATACAGACGTTGGTCCAAGCTCAGAAGGCCCGTGACCACGCTCCGCGCCCTGTAGTCCGTCGTAAACGGGAACGGCCCAGCCCTCCGCAGCTTCCGGAAGCCGTGCTAGAGAACATACTGAAGCTCTTGCGCGAAGGCGATGTGCACGCGCGCGTGCTGCGGGACGCGTACTATCGGCGCTTCGGTGTACCACTCGATATTGAGCAGTACGGCTTCGCCTCGCTGGAAGACTGCCTGGCGCGGGTCCGATTGGTAGCAGAGAATGAGAAAGGCTTGCCAGAAGCTGTCGTCGCAGTATTGGCGCAGTACCCGGAGGGCATTTATATGTCGCGCTTCTCCGAGGCGTTTGCACGTGAGCGGGGCCGCCCGCCGACCTCGAGGACCATAGCACTAGTGCAGCGTTGGCCCCAACTGTTCCGCGTGCAGAAGCCCGACTCTTCGGGCGATTTCATCCTCCAGCCGGCCATCTCTTCAGCCGCCATATTACTGCCCCCTGAGCCTCTGCCCGTCCGGTCTTCTGTGCGTGTGACCGATGTGTGTTGTAGTCCCGCCGCTCTGACCGTGGCTCTGCTGGCACCAGTGAACGAGTCGCCGTTGGCCCTTCTAGGGGCGGCCATGGACCACTTCTACGGGCCGACGGCCTTCGGGCCACCGTTCGACGCGAAACCTGGTCGTCCCTGTGCCGCGTTGTGCGCAGAGACTTGGCGCCGCGCTCGCGTGGTCACCGTGACAGGCAACATCGTGCAGGTAGAGCTGGTAGACGTGGGTGGGCGCCAGTCGCTCGCGCCGCACCGGCTGCGGCCTCTGGCGCCGCGTTTTACCGAGCTACCCGCACTTTGCACGATGGCTACCCTCACGTTACCGCCGGGAACGAGAGCATGGTGCAAGACGGCCGGCGAACGCCTGCGCGAGCTGACTAAAAGTTGCCAGCTGACTTGCCTCTTCGATGGGACTCGCTTTGAGCTACAGGACGAGCAGGGATTGTTACTGACGAGACAGCTGGCCAGCGAAGGCCTGTGCAAACCAGCCTGGCGACGTGTGACACTTTCAGATGAAGTCAGCTTCAACGTTTTGTGGTTGGATGGGCAGCGCTATATTTTTTCGTATGACCTGTCACGTCTGGTGGGCCGGGCGGGTGACAGTGCACTGGAAGAACTTCAGCGCCGTGGAATCCGTTTCCAGTGTGTGCACTTGTACCGCAACTCTGAGCTGTGGTATGCCCTGGGGCCTCTCCTTGGAACCAGCATTCATGCAGTCCGCCTCTTCCCAGCCGATAACATTGCTGATGCTGTGAATATTCTCTGCTATCCACACACTCAAGTTGCTATCGAAGTCAGGCGCGAACTTGCAAAGTTTCAAGACAGCTGA